The following is a genomic window from Triticum dicoccoides isolate Atlit2015 ecotype Zavitan unplaced genomic scaffold, WEW_v2.0 scaffold121546, whole genome shotgun sequence.
GACATAGATCTCCTTCCTCCACTCCTCGATCCTCTCCAGCCCGCACCGCTCAACCAGCCAATCCTCGTACTCGAATGTGCCTACGCCCAGGTCGTGGGTGAACCTCTTTGAGTGTCCGCGGGCCTCCATGTCTGAGTAGAAGGACGCCACGTCCTGCGTCATCTGCTCTGACGACGGGAGCTCGATCCTCCCCGACAGAACCCCGGCCACCCAGCTGCTCTGGAGCTGGAACACCGGGAAAAGGAATCCCTTGAATGGCAGTCCGACGAAGGAGATGCTAGGGGCCAGCCGCGGCGGGAACACGTGCTTGTACAGCGGGCCGACGCGGTTGTCGTCCACCGTGATAGCAGAGTCGTCGCCGAAGAACGAGAAGCTGTACTTGTACCTACGACGAGCACATCTCCATCGGTTAACATCGATCTCCACTACAAGCATAATttggtactcccttcattccacaatgtagtgcctatagatttttgtgaaagtcaaactttgccaaatttgaccaagtgtatagagaaaacTGTCTATATCTACAATATCAAACATACACATTCTGAAAATATAACTCGTGATGTATCCAATGATGtccatttggtattctagatgtacctacttttctctataaatatggtcaaagtttgtattgtttgacttttgcaaaaatctataggcactacattatgaaacggagggagtaactaattTTATACAATATGCAGGTACCCAGTGTAGTGCACGATGGCGTCTGCCTTCACCCTGCTGCCGCCCTGGAACACCACGATGCCGTCCTCCTCGGCGCAGTCGATCTGCAGCACCCAACCATTTGAAAAAGTAGCTCGAGGTGATGAGGGGATTGGATTTGGGCGTGATGACATTTTCAAGCGCCATGTTGGTATTAATATACCCAGGCCCGAGCCCATGGGGGTGCAACATGTGCACCCCCACAGGGAAAATCCTATATCTGCTCCTTGCGTCAAACTGCCGGCGCTTCGCACAGGCGAGCGACCGAgcagcgacgcaacgggccggcccGTTGAACGGTTCCAGCgctcccggttttgggaaccttctagaggtttccagctggttttttccggttttgggaaccttctagaaggttcctgaaccggtttttttttctttttctatttctgtttcgtTTTTTTCaagtttatattttctttttcaaaaaatgttcgcattttttggaaaatgttcgcgcttttacaaaaatgttcagaatttgaaaacaattcgtgttttcaatttttttcataaattcaaaaactgtatgcatttctcaaaaattgttcaaaaaatgttcgcgcttccaaatttgtttggtattttcaaatttgttctctgttcgaaaatttgttctaaatattcaaaaaatgtccgtgctttaatacattgttcatgcttccaaatttgttctctgtttcaaaatttgttctcaagattcaaaaaattttcatgctttaagaaattgtccaaatttgttcttcgtttcaaaatttgttctccaaattcaaaaaatgttcctactTTTTAAATTTATTTATGTTTAAATTTTGTTCtcaatttcaaaattttgttctctaaattcaaaaaatgttcggaatttagaaaatgttcctattttttcaagatttgttcaccagttcaaaaaatgtttatgttttaaaatatttatgttcaaaaaatgtttgtgctttaatacattgttcatgcttccaaatttgttctctgtttcaaaatttgttctcaagattcaaaaaa
Proteins encoded in this region:
- the LOC119343280 gene encoding flavin-containing monooxygenase FMO GS-OX-like 4: MGSGLGILIPTWRLKMSSRPNPIPSSPRATFSNGWVLQIDCAEEDGIVVFQGGSRVKADAIVHYTGYKYSFSFFGDDSAITVDDNRVGPLYKHVFPPRLAPSISFVGLPFKGFLFPVFQLQSSWVAGVLSGRIELPSSEQMTQDVASFYSDMEARGHSKRFTHDLGVGTFEYEDWLVERCGLERIEEWRKEIY